Proteins found in one Corynebacterium zhongnanshanii genomic segment:
- the hisN gene encoding histidinol-phosphatase, with the protein MSTHTPAPSPYAEDLELALTLANAADAITMARFESGDLRIESKPDLTPVSDADTAVEQRLRSILSEQRPEDAVVGEEFGGEAVFEGRQWVIDPIDGTKNFVRGVPVWATLISLLVDGVPVVGVVSAPALSRRWWASQGTGAWRTFNTPMIQGAVGTDHPIPSAAPRRLSVSGVTKVADASVAISSLTGWADCGKREQLIQLTDRAWRLRGYGDFWSYMLVAEGAVDVAAEPEVNLWDLAALVPIVEEAGGTFTSVDGQAGPHGGSAVATNGALHQEILDSLA; encoded by the coding sequence ATGAGCACTCACACCCCCGCACCCTCTCCCTACGCCGAGGACCTGGAACTTGCGCTGACCTTGGCGAATGCCGCGGACGCCATCACCATGGCACGGTTTGAATCCGGCGACCTTCGGATCGAGTCCAAGCCGGACCTCACCCCCGTCTCGGACGCGGACACGGCCGTAGAGCAACGTCTGCGCAGCATCCTGTCCGAGCAGCGCCCCGAGGACGCGGTGGTGGGTGAAGAGTTCGGCGGCGAGGCTGTGTTCGAGGGCCGCCAGTGGGTCATCGACCCCATCGACGGCACCAAGAACTTCGTCCGCGGCGTGCCCGTATGGGCCACGCTGATCAGCCTGTTGGTCGATGGTGTGCCCGTGGTGGGCGTGGTCTCCGCCCCTGCTTTGTCCCGACGCTGGTGGGCCTCCCAGGGAACCGGCGCGTGGCGCACCTTCAACACCCCTATGATCCAGGGCGCCGTGGGAACCGACCACCCCATCCCGAGCGCTGCCCCGCGTCGGCTGAGTGTCTCCGGCGTGACGAAGGTGGCGGATGCCTCCGTGGCGATCAGCTCCCTGACCGGCTGGGCCGATTGCGGTAAGCGGGAGCAGCTGATCCAGCTCACGGACCGGGCATGGCGCTTGCGGGGCTACGGTGATTTCTGGTCCTACATGTTGGTCGCCGAAGGCGCGGTGGATGTTGCCGCCGAGCCTGAGGTGAACCTTTGGGACCTGGCCGCCTTGGTTCCCATCGTGGAGGAAGCCGGTGGAACCTTCACCAGTGTGGACGGCCAGGCAGGCCCGCACGGCGGCTCTGCCGTGGCCACCAATGGGGCTCTCCACCAGGAGATTCTCGACTCCCTGGCCTAA
- the ftsE gene encoding cell division ATP-binding protein FtsE, producing MITFEHVSKSYRTSTRPALKDVSLHIDEGEFVFLIGPSGSGKSTFLQLMLGEVTADEGALEVAGFDLRTLKGKNIPKLRQRIGYVFQDFRLLPKKNVYDNVAFALEVIGKKRSEIQETVPDVLKTVGLDGKERRFPNELSGGEQQRVAIARAYVNEPKILLADEPTGNLDPETSTEIMLLLNRINQTGTTVIMSTHDNVAVDSMRKRVVELSNGKLIRDDARGVYGVGR from the coding sequence GTGATCACTTTTGAGCATGTATCTAAGAGCTATCGGACGTCCACGCGCCCCGCGCTGAAGGACGTGAGCCTCCACATCGACGAGGGGGAGTTCGTCTTCCTCATCGGCCCCTCCGGCTCCGGTAAATCCACCTTCCTGCAACTCATGCTCGGCGAAGTCACCGCCGACGAAGGCGCGCTGGAGGTCGCCGGATTCGACCTACGCACGCTCAAAGGCAAGAACATCCCCAAGCTCCGCCAGCGCATCGGCTACGTCTTCCAGGACTTCCGTCTGCTGCCGAAGAAGAACGTGTACGACAACGTAGCCTTCGCCCTGGAAGTCATCGGCAAGAAACGCTCCGAAATCCAAGAAACCGTACCCGACGTGCTCAAAACCGTGGGCCTGGACGGCAAGGAACGCCGCTTCCCCAACGAGCTATCCGGCGGTGAGCAGCAGCGCGTCGCCATCGCCCGGGCCTACGTCAACGAGCCGAAAATCCTGCTCGCCGACGAGCCCACCGGCAACCTCGACCCGGAAACCTCCACCGAAATCATGTTGCTGCTCAACCGCATCAACCAAACCGGAACCACCGTCATCATGTCCACCCACGACAACGTGGCCGTGGACTCCATGCGCAAGCGCGTGGTGGAACTGTCCAACGGCAAACTGATCCGCGACGACGCCCGCGGCGTCTACGGCGTAGGCCGATAG
- the pgi gene encoding glucose-6-phosphate isomerase — MSHQHFVPPAEQDLTTLYEWEKLLEHAERFTTSLGTPTAVDTDNTLNLRKLFQEQPGRASDMTFQCGPLRVDLSKNLIDPSGLNLLVNLARSKKVEDYRVAMFEGQQINTTEQRSVLHTALRLPVDRDLTVEDAEGNTQDIAADVHQVLGRMRDFAKALRSGQWQGISGHTIKHVVNIGIGGSDLGPAMAAEALRPYQTAGITPHFISNVDPAHLEAVLDQLEQQGKIGAESTLFVVASKTFNTAETLANAHAARRWLLARLERTGVDVSTDEQIRQITAKHFVAVSTHQEEVEEFGIDPKNMFEFWDWVGGRYSVDSSIGLTLMAAIGPRDFTNFLEGFYDVDKHFSSEPLEMNVPVLMALLGVWYTSLLGAQSHAVLPYSQDLDRFPAYLQQLMMESNGKSVHLDGSAVTTPTGEIYWGEPGTNGQHAFMQLVHQGTHLIPVDFIGFVNPHVDHADATGAHSMHDMLMSNLFAQSRVLAFGKTAEELREEGLDEALIAHKVMPGNRPSTTILGDKLTPRTLGALIALYEHIAFVQGVLWGINSFDQWGVELGKAQATTLLDLLHGESAVDTGDSSTDDLIHHYRSRRER, encoded by the coding sequence ATGTCCCATCAGCACTTCGTACCACCGGCTGAACAAGACCTCACCACCTTGTATGAATGGGAAAAACTGCTGGAGCATGCTGAACGTTTCACCACTTCCCTGGGCACTCCCACGGCAGTAGATACGGATAACACCCTGAACCTGCGCAAGCTCTTCCAGGAGCAGCCAGGCCGGGCGTCGGACATGACATTCCAGTGCGGCCCGTTACGGGTGGACCTGTCCAAAAACCTCATTGACCCCTCCGGCCTGAACCTGCTGGTGAACCTCGCCCGCAGCAAGAAGGTGGAGGATTACCGCGTGGCGATGTTCGAGGGGCAGCAGATCAACACCACTGAGCAGCGCTCCGTGCTCCACACCGCACTGCGCCTGCCCGTCGACCGCGACCTGACCGTGGAGGACGCCGAAGGCAACACGCAGGACATCGCCGCGGACGTGCACCAGGTCCTGGGCCGCATGCGGGACTTCGCGAAAGCGCTGCGTTCCGGTCAGTGGCAGGGCATCTCCGGCCACACGATCAAGCACGTGGTGAACATCGGCATTGGCGGCTCGGACCTAGGCCCCGCCATGGCCGCGGAGGCCCTGCGCCCGTACCAGACCGCCGGCATTACCCCTCACTTCATTTCCAACGTGGACCCTGCACACCTGGAGGCCGTGCTGGATCAGCTGGAACAGCAGGGCAAGATCGGTGCAGAATCCACGCTGTTTGTGGTGGCATCCAAGACCTTCAATACCGCCGAGACGCTGGCGAACGCGCACGCTGCACGCCGCTGGCTGCTGGCCCGGCTGGAGCGCACCGGCGTGGACGTCAGTACCGACGAGCAGATCCGCCAGATCACCGCGAAGCACTTCGTGGCTGTATCCACCCACCAGGAGGAGGTCGAGGAATTCGGCATCGACCCAAAGAACATGTTTGAGTTCTGGGATTGGGTAGGCGGCCGCTACTCGGTGGACTCCTCTATTGGCCTGACCCTCATGGCAGCGATCGGCCCACGCGACTTCACGAACTTCCTGGAGGGCTTCTACGACGTCGACAAGCACTTCAGCTCCGAGCCGCTGGAGATGAACGTTCCCGTACTCATGGCTCTGCTGGGCGTGTGGTATACCAGCCTGCTGGGCGCGCAGTCCCACGCGGTGCTGCCCTACTCGCAGGACCTGGACCGCTTCCCGGCTTACCTGCAGCAGCTGATGATGGAGTCCAACGGAAAGTCCGTGCACCTGGACGGCAGCGCTGTCACCACACCCACGGGCGAGATCTACTGGGGCGAGCCGGGCACCAACGGTCAGCACGCCTTCATGCAGCTGGTCCACCAGGGCACTCACTTGATCCCCGTTGATTTCATTGGCTTCGTGAACCCGCACGTGGATCATGCCGACGCCACCGGCGCGCACAGCATGCACGACATGCTGATGAGCAACCTCTTTGCACAATCCCGCGTGCTGGCGTTCGGCAAGACTGCCGAGGAGCTTCGGGAGGAGGGCTTGGACGAGGCTCTGATTGCCCACAAGGTGATGCCGGGCAACCGCCCGTCCACCACGATCCTTGGTGACAAGTTGACCCCGCGCACGCTGGGAGCGCTCATTGCTCTGTACGAACACATCGCCTTTGTCCAGGGTGTGCTGTGGGGCATCAACAGCTTCGACCAGTGGGGTGTGGAGCTGGGTAAGGCGCAGGCCACCACCCTGCTGGACCTGCTCCACGGTGAGAGCGCGGTGGACACCGGAGACTCCTCCACCGATGATCTGATCCACCACTACCGCAGTCGCAGGGAGCGCTAG
- a CDS encoding inositol monophosphatase family protein yields MASDNTHARAQNSSPAQDSPIPEEMLNAIIKTFIVQHVDDSDEHLAQALVYNAGRLAWRMRESGLSVEQKTSVSDVVTAADRAAEKFVGDALRAIRPDDGLLGEEGTAVESTTGRTWVIDPVDGTYNFTTGSDYWCSALALVEGDPTDPSRVIFGAVHRPAMGYTWFGGPSIPTTRNGEAITVSDAPLSSSALGGYLHPTSFADDSIREAWLSVVTRAACVRMLGSASIDLADVAASHTGVWLQHSLCDWDWLPGRALVEGAGGACRKVEAGSTTWSLAGAPTAVEQVAELLEAHR; encoded by the coding sequence ATGGCTTCCGATAACACGCACGCGCGCGCCCAGAACAGTTCTCCGGCTCAGGACTCTCCCATTCCGGAGGAGATGCTCAACGCAATTATTAAGACGTTCATTGTCCAGCATGTGGATGATTCGGATGAGCACTTGGCGCAGGCTCTGGTGTATAACGCGGGTCGGCTGGCGTGGCGCATGCGCGAGTCGGGGCTATCCGTGGAGCAGAAAACCAGCGTGTCCGACGTGGTGACTGCTGCCGACCGCGCCGCGGAAAAGTTTGTGGGGGATGCCCTGCGCGCGATCCGCCCCGACGATGGCCTGTTGGGCGAAGAGGGTACCGCGGTGGAATCCACCACGGGCCGCACGTGGGTGATTGATCCTGTGGATGGCACCTACAACTTCACCACGGGCTCTGATTACTGGTGCTCCGCCCTGGCACTAGTGGAGGGCGACCCCACCGACCCTTCACGGGTGATCTTCGGCGCCGTGCATCGCCCGGCCATGGGCTACACGTGGTTCGGTGGTCCGTCGATCCCCACCACGCGCAACGGGGAGGCGATTACTGTGTCCGACGCCCCACTGTCCTCCTCCGCACTGGGCGGCTACTTGCACCCCACGAGTTTCGCGGATGATTCCATCCGTGAGGCGTGGCTGTCCGTCGTGACCCGCGCGGCGTGCGTGCGGATGCTGGGTTCGGCGTCCATCGACTTGGCGGATGTGGCGGCATCCCACACGGGGGTGTGGCTGCAGCATAGTTTGTGCGATTGGGACTGGCTTCCGGGTCGCGCTTTGGTGGAGGGTGCCGGCGGCGCATGCCGGAAGGTGGAGGCTGGCTCCACCACCTGGTCGCTTGCTGGCGCGCCGACGGCGGTGGAGCAGGTGGCGGAGCTCCTGGAAGCGCACCGTTAG
- a CDS encoding DNA-formamidopyrimidine glycosylase family protein, with amino-acid sequence MPEGDSVLQLSERLQWMTGRTVTHTDIRVPRWATTSLTGQTVHRVWPYGKHLFMHIGDTLVHTHLKMEGVWSIHAQGTRWRRPHHTARIILRFTPQHEGGPQIEIVGHSLGFVRLHPAEAYPEVIAHLGPDILAEPHTWESTGKECALANIMTRPGRSLGAALVDQTMVAGIGNEYRAEVMFLLGWHPAIPVDAVGESGVTRALEVARRVMWDNRLEPHRVFTGDRRRGMSTYVFGRADRPCRRCGTLIETSTLGGRWAGGDSELDSAELERIIWWCPHCQALERSATSGR; translated from the coding sequence ATGCCCGAGGGAGATTCCGTCCTGCAGCTGTCCGAACGCCTGCAATGGATGACCGGCCGAACAGTCACCCACACCGATATTCGCGTACCCCGATGGGCCACCACCAGCCTCACCGGTCAGACAGTCCACCGCGTATGGCCCTACGGAAAACACCTGTTCATGCACATCGGGGACACGCTGGTGCACACACACCTGAAAATGGAGGGCGTGTGGTCCATCCATGCACAAGGAACCCGCTGGCGCAGACCCCATCACACAGCCCGCATCATCCTTCGCTTCACTCCGCAACACGAGGGCGGCCCGCAGATCGAAATCGTGGGCCACAGCCTGGGCTTCGTGCGCCTGCATCCCGCCGAGGCCTACCCGGAGGTCATCGCGCACCTAGGCCCGGACATCCTCGCTGAGCCACACACCTGGGAATCCACAGGGAAGGAGTGCGCCTTAGCCAACATCATGACCCGCCCCGGCCGAAGCCTCGGCGCCGCGCTCGTGGACCAAACCATGGTCGCGGGCATTGGCAACGAATACCGCGCCGAGGTGATGTTCCTGCTCGGCTGGCATCCCGCCATCCCCGTCGACGCCGTCGGCGAGTCAGGGGTCACCCGCGCCCTGGAGGTTGCGCGCCGAGTGATGTGGGACAACAGGCTCGAACCTCACCGGGTGTTCACCGGGGACCGGCGCCGCGGCATGAGTACCTACGTGTTTGGGCGGGCCGACCGCCCCTGCCGACGCTGCGGCACGCTCATCGAGACCTCTACCCTGGGAGGGCGCTGGGCCGGAGGGGATTCGGAGCTCGACTCAGCAGAGCTGGAGCGCATCATCTGGTGGTGCCCCCACTGCCAGGCGCTTGAGCGCTCCGCAACGTCAGGTCGCTAG
- a CDS encoding bifunctional proline dehydrogenase/L-glutamate gamma-semialdehyde dehydrogenase: MSSPANTPLPNSGDVEAVVDAAISRANEWLQIEETSASTQQLADLVHDPDGVEFTFAFVDRVARPEDNRVAAKEFVKIAHPFKKSAPIPDFMGPIDSLLVTAGSIFAPLLPSVVMPIARSYLRSTVAHLVLDAESKALDELLDRSREEGFRLNLNLLGEAVLGEEEATRRRDDIINLLKNPRVDYVSVKASSVVSQLNHWDHDGSIERLKDRLRPLYRQAMTRNPHPFINLDMEEYKDLDLTIHLFTELLSEEEFHDLEAGIVLQGYLPDTFYALQTLAEFARKRREAGGAKIKVRLVKGANLSMENVDAEIHDWPLAPYPTKPEVDANYVRLLDYILQPEHADNIRIGVASHNLFHLGLAIELANKRGVKDQLDIEMLQGMAPGQSKAIRELVGDLILYTPVVKKEDFDVAISYLVRRLEENGAKQNFLYALFAPGDDEGAGFSPMDGQKQAFLNSVQDRWTTVAGPYRTQNRLEESKQRAGTRSGGIAGHFINEPDTDPVLPANREWALQLIDPSNDPGPAVSELVTDTAVIDAAVDRSRRAAEAWGSKSGAERAELLDRAADALADNRGRLISAAVFEAGKTIAETDPEVSEAIDFARYYAESARQLDLVRGSVFTPYKTVVVTPPWNFPIAIPLGGVFASLAAGATVIIKPAPQVLRIAEIFMEILRDAGVTEDLVQLVNADEADAGKHLVSHPDVDSVILTGASETAALFRSWKPRLTINAETSGKNAIIVTPSADPDLAVADVFKSAYGHAGQKCSAASLIITVGSLGKSERFRNQLVDAVRTIKVGHGTDISTNMNGVIEAPGDKLLRGLTQLEPGEKWLVKPQKLNEEGTLWTPGLRDNVKPGSWFHTHECFGPVAGIMHASTLDEAIEWQNSTGFGLTGGIHTLDDNEKDYWRERVEVGNAYIQRGITGAIVQRQSFGGWKNSSIGSGAKAGGPNYVAQQGIWSEGDLAELPTGTIDARITQLLRTFHAAIPVNDQDNALSGADHEWLRTAAESDAFNWATEFGIEHDKTGLTVESNIFRYRSLLEPLRVRVNEHTNARDLLRLVLASYITGTALDISANEINAENFAGLSLALHEAANAAPAKVTEAYGDSAVNGYLIRVTSDKQFAQEIENASCARIRSLGETPEEFYVAAAKSGAVILDQDVLADGRRELLPLLLEQAVSETKHRFGFIQKH, encoded by the coding sequence ATGAGCTCTCCTGCAAACACCCCACTTCCCAACAGCGGCGACGTGGAAGCCGTTGTTGACGCCGCTATCTCCCGCGCCAACGAATGGCTCCAGATTGAAGAAACCTCCGCATCCACGCAGCAACTGGCTGACCTGGTGCATGACCCCGACGGCGTGGAGTTCACCTTCGCCTTCGTGGACCGCGTGGCACGCCCCGAGGACAACCGCGTCGCTGCCAAAGAATTCGTGAAGATCGCCCACCCGTTCAAGAAGTCCGCACCGATCCCGGACTTCATGGGCCCCATCGATTCCCTGCTGGTCACCGCAGGTTCCATCTTCGCCCCACTGCTGCCCAGCGTGGTGATGCCGATTGCCCGCAGCTACCTGCGCTCTACCGTGGCGCACCTGGTGCTGGATGCAGAAAGTAAGGCACTGGACGAGCTGCTGGACCGCAGCCGCGAAGAGGGATTCCGCCTGAACCTCAACTTGCTGGGCGAGGCTGTGCTGGGTGAAGAGGAAGCCACGCGCCGCCGCGACGACATCATTAACCTGCTGAAGAACCCACGCGTGGACTACGTGTCCGTCAAGGCCTCCTCTGTGGTGTCCCAGCTGAACCACTGGGATCACGACGGCAGCATCGAGCGCCTGAAGGATCGTCTGCGTCCGCTGTACCGCCAGGCCATGACCCGCAACCCTCACCCGTTCATCAACCTGGACATGGAGGAGTACAAGGACCTGGATCTCACGATCCACCTGTTCACGGAACTGCTGAGCGAGGAGGAGTTCCACGACTTGGAGGCCGGAATTGTTCTGCAGGGCTACCTGCCGGACACGTTCTACGCCCTGCAGACTCTGGCGGAGTTCGCCCGCAAGCGCCGCGAGGCCGGCGGCGCGAAGATCAAGGTGCGCCTGGTGAAGGGCGCGAACCTCTCCATGGAAAACGTGGACGCCGAGATCCACGACTGGCCGCTGGCCCCCTACCCCACCAAGCCGGAGGTGGACGCCAACTACGTGCGCCTGTTGGACTACATCCTGCAGCCGGAGCACGCGGACAACATCCGCATCGGTGTGGCCAGCCACAACCTCTTCCACCTGGGTCTGGCCATCGAGCTGGCCAACAAGCGCGGAGTGAAGGATCAGCTGGATATCGAGATGCTGCAGGGCATGGCCCCCGGCCAGTCCAAGGCCATCCGCGAGCTGGTCGGTGACCTGATCCTCTACACCCCTGTGGTGAAGAAGGAGGACTTCGACGTCGCGATCTCCTACCTGGTTCGCCGCCTGGAGGAAAACGGCGCGAAGCAGAACTTCCTCTACGCCCTGTTCGCACCCGGCGATGACGAGGGCGCTGGCTTCTCCCCGATGGATGGCCAGAAGCAGGCATTTTTGAACTCCGTGCAGGACCGCTGGACCACCGTTGCTGGCCCGTACCGCACGCAGAACCGCCTGGAGGAATCCAAGCAGCGCGCCGGTACCCGCTCCGGCGGCATCGCCGGCCACTTCATCAACGAGCCGGACACGGACCCTGTGCTGCCCGCCAACCGCGAGTGGGCTCTGCAGCTGATCGATCCGTCCAACGATCCCGGCCCTGCCGTGTCTGAGCTGGTCACCGATACCGCCGTGATCGACGCCGCCGTGGATCGTTCCCGGCGCGCCGCCGAGGCCTGGGGCTCCAAGTCCGGCGCTGAGCGCGCCGAACTTCTGGATCGCGCCGCTGACGCCCTGGCGGATAACCGCGGCCGCCTGATCTCCGCTGCTGTGTTCGAGGCTGGCAAGACCATCGCCGAGACGGACCCCGAGGTCTCCGAGGCCATCGACTTCGCCCGCTACTACGCCGAGTCCGCTCGCCAGCTGGACTTGGTCCGCGGCTCCGTGTTCACCCCGTACAAGACCGTGGTGGTCACCCCACCATGGAACTTCCCCATCGCCATCCCATTGGGTGGCGTGTTCGCCTCGCTGGCGGCCGGTGCCACCGTCATCATCAAGCCAGCGCCACAAGTGCTGCGCATCGCGGAGATCTTCATGGAGATCCTACGTGACGCCGGCGTGACCGAGGACCTCGTCCAGCTGGTCAACGCCGACGAGGCGGACGCCGGCAAGCACCTGGTGTCCCACCCCGATGTGGACTCCGTGATCCTCACCGGCGCCTCCGAGACCGCGGCCCTGTTCCGCAGCTGGAAGCCCCGCCTGACCATCAACGCAGAAACCTCCGGCAAGAACGCCATCATCGTCACCCCCTCGGCCGACCCAGACCTGGCCGTGGCAGACGTGTTTAAGTCCGCGTACGGACATGCAGGACAGAAATGCTCGGCGGCGTCGTTGATCATTACGGTCGGTTCCCTGGGCAAGTCCGAGCGATTCCGCAACCAGCTGGTGGACGCCGTGCGCACCATCAAGGTCGGCCACGGCACGGACATCTCCACCAACATGAACGGCGTGATCGAGGCACCCGGCGACAAGCTGCTGCGCGGCCTGACCCAGCTGGAGCCAGGCGAAAAGTGGCTGGTCAAGCCGCAGAAGCTCAACGAGGAAGGCACCCTGTGGACCCCTGGCCTGCGCGACAACGTCAAGCCAGGCTCCTGGTTCCACACCCACGAGTGCTTCGGCCCCGTGGCAGGCATCATGCACGCGTCCACCCTGGATGAGGCCATCGAGTGGCAGAATTCCACCGGATTCGGCCTCACCGGCGGCATCCACACCCTGGATGACAATGAGAAGGACTACTGGCGCGAGCGCGTGGAGGTCGGCAACGCCTACATCCAGCGCGGTATCACCGGCGCTATCGTGCAGCGTCAGTCCTTCGGCGGTTGGAAGAACTCCTCCATCGGCTCCGGCGCCAAGGCCGGCGGACCGAACTACGTGGCACAGCAGGGCATCTGGTCCGAAGGTGACCTCGCCGAGCTGCCGACCGGCACCATCGACGCCCGCATCACCCAGCTGCTGCGCACCTTCCACGCGGCGATCCCCGTCAACGACCAGGACAACGCCCTGTCCGGCGCGGATCACGAGTGGCTGCGTACCGCTGCGGAGTCTGATGCGTTCAACTGGGCCACCGAGTTCGGCATCGAGCACGACAAGACCGGGCTGACCGTGGAGTCCAACATCTTCCGCTACCGCAGCCTGCTGGAACCGCTGCGTGTGCGCGTCAACGAGCACACCAACGCGCGTGACCTGCTGCGTCTGGTGCTGGCGTCCTACATCACCGGCACCGCGCTGGACATCTCCGCCAACGAGATCAACGCGGAGAACTTCGCCGGCCTGTCCCTGGCGCTGCACGAGGCAGCCAACGCTGCCCCTGCCAAGGTGACGGAAGCCTATGGCGATTCCGCTGTCAACGGCTACCTGATCCGCGTGACCAGCGATAAGCAGTTCGCTCAGGAGATCGAGAACGCCAGCTGCGCGCGTATCCGCAGCCTGGGCGAGACTCCCGAGGAGTTCTACGTGGCTGCCGCGAAGTCCGGCGCAGTGATCCTGGACCAGGATGTGCTGGCCGATGGTCGCCGCGAGCTGCTGCCGCTGCTGCTGGAACAGGCAGTGTCCGAGACGAAGCACCGCTTCGGCTTCATTCAGAAGCACTAG
- the ftsX gene encoding permease-like cell division protein FtsX, with protein MKLGFVLREALAGFRRNMTMTVAMIITTAISLALLTTGFLLTDMTQRTKDIYIDKVEVMVQLNDELSTTDTDCSSEECVALKETLEGDDGVEAVTFRNKDQSYQRFVQLFGQSDPRLVEQTSPDAFPAALHVRLVDPTETEPIDAIKDNPAVGNIVDQGAEVQEATSNLDAIRNAAFLIAAVQALASIFLIMNMVQIAAFNRRSEISIMRMVGATRWFTQAPFVIEAVIGAVIGAVLSIAALVAAKTFVVDKAMASLYDANLVARITSGDIWIAAPFVVLLGAVVAAVTAQVTLRWYVKK; from the coding sequence ATGAAACTAGGATTCGTCCTCCGCGAAGCCCTCGCCGGCTTCCGTCGAAACATGACCATGACCGTGGCCATGATCATCACCACCGCCATCTCCTTGGCACTGCTGACCACCGGCTTCCTGCTGACGGACATGACCCAGCGCACCAAAGACATCTACATCGACAAGGTAGAGGTCATGGTGCAGCTCAACGATGAGCTCTCCACCACGGATACGGACTGCTCCAGCGAGGAGTGTGTTGCGCTGAAGGAGACCCTGGAAGGCGACGACGGCGTGGAGGCCGTGACCTTCCGCAACAAGGATCAGTCCTACCAGCGCTTCGTGCAGCTGTTCGGTCAATCCGACCCACGCCTGGTGGAGCAGACCTCCCCGGATGCGTTCCCCGCCGCGCTGCACGTTCGTCTGGTTGACCCCACCGAAACAGAGCCCATCGACGCGATCAAGGACAACCCCGCCGTGGGCAACATCGTGGACCAGGGCGCCGAGGTCCAGGAAGCCACCAGTAACCTGGACGCCATCCGCAACGCCGCGTTCCTCATCGCCGCGGTGCAGGCCCTGGCCTCCATTTTCCTGATTATGAACATGGTCCAGATCGCTGCATTCAACCGCCGCAGCGAGATCTCCATCATGCGCATGGTCGGCGCCACCCGCTGGTTCACCCAGGCGCCGTTCGTGATCGAGGCCGTGATCGGCGCCGTGATTGGTGCCGTCCTGTCCATTGCCGCGCTGGTGGCGGCGAAGACGTTCGTGGTGGACAAGGCCATGGCGTCTTTGTACGACGCCAACCTCGTCGCGCGCATCACCAGTGGTGATATCTGGATCGCCGCGCCGTTCGTCGTGTTGTTGGGGGCGGTGGTCGCCGCCGTGACGGCTCAGGTGACGCTGCGCTGGTACGTGAAGAAGTAG
- the prfB gene encoding peptide chain release factor 2: MHPDVSADLQDLDSTLTTIESVLDLDELDSRARELEDQAADPSLWDDPDHAQHVTSEMSRVQAKLKKVRGLRQRLEDLPIMYDMAEEAAAEAGDGDSEAAEALELAEAERQEIRQEIESLEVTTMLSGEYDQREAVLNIRSAAGGVDAADWAEMLLRMYTRWAEQHDYKVDVYDVSYAEEAGIKSATMVIHGEYLYGTLSVEQGTHRLVRISPFDNQGRRQTSFAEVEVLPVVEQTDHIDIDENEVRVDVYRSSGPGGQSVNTTDSAVRLTHMPTGIVVTCQNEKSQIQNKASAMRVLAAKLLERKRQEERAELDALKGDGSNSWGNQMRSYVLHPYQMVKDLRTDYEVNDPTKVLGGDIDGFLEAGIRWRMSQQQGQ; encoded by the coding sequence ATGCACCCCGATGTTTCCGCAGACCTGCAAGACCTGGACAGCACACTCACCACAATCGAGTCCGTGCTGGACCTGGACGAACTGGACTCACGCGCCCGCGAATTGGAAGACCAGGCCGCGGACCCCAGCTTGTGGGATGACCCGGACCACGCCCAACACGTCACCTCAGAAATGTCCCGTGTGCAGGCAAAACTGAAGAAAGTTCGCGGGCTGCGCCAGCGCCTCGAGGACCTGCCGATCATGTACGACATGGCAGAGGAAGCCGCCGCCGAGGCAGGCGATGGGGACAGTGAAGCCGCCGAAGCCCTGGAATTGGCCGAGGCGGAGCGGCAGGAGATCCGCCAGGAGATCGAATCCCTGGAAGTCACCACCATGCTGTCCGGGGAATACGACCAGCGCGAGGCCGTGCTGAACATCCGCTCCGCCGCCGGTGGCGTGGACGCCGCGGACTGGGCGGAAATGCTGCTGCGCATGTACACCCGATGGGCGGAACAGCACGACTACAAGGTGGACGTGTATGACGTCTCCTACGCCGAAGAAGCCGGCATCAAGTCCGCCACGATGGTGATTCACGGGGAATACCTCTACGGAACCCTGTCCGTGGAGCAGGGAACCCACCGCCTGGTGCGCATCTCCCCGTTCGATAATCAGGGCAGGCGCCAAACTTCCTTCGCGGAGGTGGAAGTGTTGCCTGTGGTGGAGCAGACGGACCACATCGACATTGATGAGAATGAAGTGCGCGTGGACGTGTACCGCTCCTCCGGCCCCGGCGGCCAGTCCGTGAACACCACGGACTCGGCGGTGCGCCTGACCCACATGCCCACGGGCATTGTGGTGACGTGCCAGAACGAAAAGTCCCAGATTCAGAATAAGGCCTCGGCCATGCGTGTGCTCGCCGCGAAGCTGCTGGAGCGCAAGCGCCAAGAAGAACGCGCGGAGCTGGATGCACTGAAGGGTGACGGTTCCAACTCCTGGGGTAACCAGATGCGGTCCTATGTGCTGCACCCGTACCAAATGGTGAAGGATCTGCGCACGGACTACGAGGTCAATGACCCCACCAAGGTGCTCGGCGGGGACATCGACGGCTTCCTGGAGGCCGGCATCCGCTGGCGCATGTCCCAGCAGCAGGGCCAGTAG